The following proteins are co-located in the Pseudomonas fluorescens genome:
- a CDS encoding SDR family oxidoreductase — MSMTFSGQVALVTGAAAGIGRATALAFAAEGLKVVVADLDVAGGEGTVALIQRSGGEALFVRCNVTLDADVQQLMAQTVAAYGRLDYAFNNAGIEIEKGKLADGTLDEFDAIMGVNVKGVWLCMKYQLPLLLAQGGGAIVNTASVAGLGAAPKMSIYAASKHAVIGLTKSAAIEYAKKKIRVNAVCPAVIDTDMFRRAYEADPRKADFAAAMHPVGRIGKVEEIASAVLYLCSDGAAFTTGQALAVDGGATAI; from the coding sequence ATGAGCATGACGTTTTCCGGCCAGGTCGCCCTGGTGACCGGCGCCGCCGCCGGTATTGGCCGCGCTACCGCGCTGGCGTTCGCCGCAGAAGGCTTGAAGGTAGTGGTCGCCGATCTGGACGTGGCGGGCGGTGAGGGCACGGTTGCGTTGATCCAACGGTCAGGGGGCGAGGCGCTGTTCGTGCGCTGCAACGTCACCCTTGATGCGGACGTGCAGCAATTGATGGCGCAGACCGTCGCCGCTTATGGGCGCCTTGACTATGCCTTCAACAACGCCGGGATCGAGATCGAGAAGGGCAAGTTGGCCGACGGCACACTGGACGAGTTCGATGCAATCATGGGCGTCAACGTCAAGGGCGTGTGGTTGTGCATGAAGTATCAGCTGCCGTTGTTGCTGGCGCAGGGCGGCGGGGCGATCGTCAACACCGCATCAGTGGCGGGGTTGGGGGCGGCACCGAAGATGAGCATCTATGCCGCGTCCAAGCATGCCGTGATCGGCCTGACCAAGTCGGCAGCCATTGAGTACGCGAAGAAGAAAATTCGCGTGAACGCGGTGTGCCCTGCGGTAATCGACACCGACATGTTCCGCCGTGCCTATGAAGCCGACCCGCGCAAGGCAGACTTTGCCGCCGCCATGCACCCGGTCGGGCGCATTGGCAAAGTCGAGGAAATCGCCAGCGCCGTGCTGTACCTGTGCAGCGATGGGGCCGCGTTTACCACTGGCCAAGCGTTGGCGGTGGATGGCGGCGCGACGGCTATCTAG